In the genome of Hymenobacter cellulosivorans, one region contains:
- a CDS encoding LLM class flavin-dependent oxidoreductase: MKSKIKIGLLEFGIRSNKSNNPIQSIYEVIDYAVAADNLGFSRFWLTENYIKNRKDMAWSTPEMLLPIILGMTDNINVGIAGLIINTHNPFRIAHNYKLLSNIYTGRVDIGIVKGSLEDSILNRFDIDLKSNRSSFKGKINQLLDYLRCEDDLLSEGIVVPPFLGGIPDVWYLGSSYQNFNYIIENKLNFGRTIFHENANKDHKLKEFKFFQSQYFSANGVKPKTVLTFSGYCHSSRRKISLNESESKIPIDAINIIGPPDLFYEKLLEYQEFYGYDEFIFNNVSVNQKQSLATLENIAKYM; this comes from the coding sequence ATGAAGTCAAAAATTAAAATTGGCCTACTTGAATTTGGAATCCGTAGCAATAAAAGCAATAATCCTATTCAATCTATTTATGAGGTTATTGATTATGCAGTTGCAGCTGATAATCTTGGGTTCAGTCGATTCTGGCTAACAGAAAATTATATTAAAAACAGAAAAGATATGGCATGGTCTACGCCAGAAATGTTACTTCCCATAATATTAGGTATGACCGACAATATTAATGTTGGCATTGCGGGCCTTATCATAAATACACACAATCCATTTAGAATCGCTCATAATTACAAATTATTGAGCAATATATATACAGGCAGGGTTGATATTGGAATTGTTAAAGGGTCTTTAGAAGATTCGATTCTTAATAGGTTTGATATTGATTTGAAATCGAATAGATCAAGTTTTAAAGGCAAGATAAATCAACTACTGGATTATTTGAGATGCGAAGATGATTTACTTAGTGAAGGTATAGTTGTACCACCATTTTTGGGAGGTATACCAGATGTATGGTATTTAGGGTCCTCATATCAAAACTTTAATTATATTATTGAGAATAAGTTAAACTTTGGCAGAACAATTTTTCATGAAAATGCAAATAAGGATCATAAATTGAAAGAGTTTAAATTCTTTCAATCACAATATTTTTCTGCCAACGGAGTGAAGCCCAAGACCGTTTTAACGTTTTCTGGATATTGTCATTCCTCACGTAGGAAAATAAGCTTAAACGAGAGCGAGTCCAAAATCCCGATTGATGCGATAAATATTATTGGACCCCCTGATTTATTTTACGAAAAATTACTAGAGTATCAGGAATTTTACGGATACGATGAATTTATTTTTAATAATGTATCAGTCAATCAAAAGCAGTCATTAGCAACTTTGGAAAATATAGCAAAATATATGTAG
- a CDS encoding thiopeptide-type bacteriocin biosynthesis protein — MFEVQRNFPPGSKCGYFKVYINSSHADEFLINSLLPFSERLIKDKKIVKFFFIRYQDTSFHIRIRFFLSDESNLGEVIDRFYKEIKKFIEQGTVWKYDISTYSREIERYELALVEEVETLFSVDSLTVLKVIDEIRNQDDEEYRWKLAIKYIDYYLELFHPSSLEKKYNAILRMSNNFLNEFEYNKDNLFQLNDIFRARRKDLYEILNESGDEVLLSMYKVLYEQDSEFRSAVYNIKDLCNTHKLIAEDYLGSYIHMMINRLFPEKNRVFELVLYYLLAKHYQSEIARRKKVLIPQQDEVKN, encoded by the coding sequence ATGTTTGAAGTTCAAAGAAATTTTCCTCCTGGCTCAAAGTGCGGGTATTTTAAAGTATATATAAATTCTTCTCACGCAGATGAGTTTTTAATAAATAGTTTATTGCCTTTTAGTGAAAGGCTTATTAAAGACAAGAAAATAGTAAAGTTCTTTTTCATCAGGTACCAAGACACAAGCTTTCATATAAGAATTAGATTTTTTCTTTCTGATGAAAGTAATTTAGGTGAAGTTATAGACAGGTTTTATAAAGAAATAAAAAAATTTATAGAACAAGGAACAGTGTGGAAATATGACATCTCCACCTACTCACGAGAAATAGAAAGATATGAGTTAGCACTTGTTGAAGAAGTGGAAACGCTATTCAGTGTAGATAGCTTAACAGTCTTGAAAGTAATAGATGAGATTCGCAATCAAGACGACGAAGAATATAGATGGAAACTGGCAATCAAATACATAGATTATTATTTAGAGCTATTTCATCCATCTTCGTTGGAAAAGAAATACAATGCCATTCTTAGGATGAGTAATAATTTTCTAAATGAGTTTGAGTACAATAAAGATAATTTGTTTCAATTGAATGATATTTTTAGAGCCAGACGTAAAGATCTTTATGAGATTTTAAATGAGTCAGGGGATGAAGTATTATTGAGTATGTATAAAGTATTATACGAGCAGGATTCTGAGTTTCGATCTGCAGTATACAATATAAAAGATTTATGTAATACGCATAAATTAATAGCCGAAGATTATCTTGGTAGTTACATACATATGATGATTAATAGGCTTTTTCCTGAAAAAAATAGAGTATTTGAACTCGTATTATACTATCTTCTTGCTAAACACTATCAGAGCGAAATCGCAAGGAGAAAAAAAGTTTTAATACCTCAGCAAGATGAAGTCAAAAATTAA